A window of Xylophilus sp. GW821-FHT01B05 contains these coding sequences:
- the rutB gene encoding pyrimidine utilization protein B: protein MTSPKTNATLTSTTPAGAPDALRPGSGAHVLPARPEPLAFHAGQTALIVVDMQNAYASVGGYVDSAGFDISGAQGVIAKVGQAIAAARAAGILVVFLQNGWDKQYVEAGGPGSPNWHKSNALKTMRKKPELQGQFLAKGGWDYEMVDALQPQAGDIVVPKTRYSGFFNSTLDSTLRARGIRNLVFTGIATNVCVESTLRDAFHLEYFSVMLEDATHELGGAAIQAAAVYNVMTFFGWVSTVEEFCKTVAPQAATQPIPAEAATV from the coding sequence ATGACAAGCCCCAAGACCAACGCCACGCTGACTTCCACCACGCCCGCAGGCGCACCCGATGCGCTGCGCCCCGGCAGCGGCGCCCACGTGCTGCCGGCGCGGCCCGAGCCGCTGGCCTTCCACGCCGGGCAGACCGCGCTGATCGTGGTCGATATGCAGAACGCCTATGCCTCGGTGGGCGGCTATGTGGATTCGGCCGGCTTTGACATATCCGGCGCGCAGGGCGTGATCGCCAAGGTCGGCCAAGCCATAGCAGCCGCACGCGCCGCCGGCATCCTGGTGGTGTTCTTGCAGAACGGCTGGGACAAGCAATATGTCGAGGCCGGCGGCCCCGGCTCGCCCAACTGGCACAAGTCCAACGCGCTCAAGACCATGCGCAAAAAGCCCGAGCTGCAAGGCCAGTTTTTGGCCAAGGGCGGCTGGGATTACGAGATGGTCGACGCGCTCCAGCCGCAAGCCGGCGACATCGTCGTGCCCAAGACGCGCTACAGCGGCTTCTTCAACAGCACGCTGGACAGCACGCTGCGCGCACGCGGCATCCGCAACCTGGTGTTCACCGGCATTGCCACCAACGTGTGTGTGGAATCGACGTTGCGCGACGCCTTCCACCTGGAGTACTTCAGCGTCATGCTGGAAGACGCCACGCATGAACTGGGCGGCGCCGCCATCCAGGCCGCAGCGGTCTACAACGTGATGACCTTCTTCGGTTGGGTATCGACCGTGGAAGAGTTTTGCAAGACCGTGGCGCCGCAAGCCGCCACCCAACCCATCCCGGCCGAAGCGGCCACTGTCTGA
- the rutA gene encoding pyrimidine utilization protein A codes for MKVGIFIPIGNNGWLLSENAPQYKPTFELNKQITLSAEHYGLDFVLSMIKLRGFGGKTEFWDHNLESFTLMAGLAAVTSKIKLFATAASLVMPPAIVARMSSTIDSISGGRFGLNLVTGWQRPEYSQMGAWPGDQFFSTRYEYLSEYIQVLRDLWGKGQSDFKGEHFKMDDCRLSPQPQADMKVICAGSSDAGMEFSAKYADYNFCFGKGVNTPKAFAPAADRLIEATAKTGRDVSTYVLMMVIADETDEAARAKWEHYKAGADHEAIAWLGGQAAADTKSGTDTNVRQMADPTSAVNINMGTLVGSYANVARMLDEMAEVPGTEGVLLTFDDFVAGVKNFGERIQPLMQSRVGADSPVPSQVQERLAA; via the coding sequence ATGAAAGTCGGCATCTTCATCCCCATCGGCAATAACGGCTGGCTGCTGTCGGAGAACGCTCCGCAGTACAAGCCGACCTTTGAGCTGAACAAGCAGATCACCCTGAGCGCCGAGCACTACGGCCTGGACTTTGTGTTGTCCATGATCAAGCTGCGCGGTTTTGGCGGCAAGACCGAGTTCTGGGACCACAACCTCGAATCCTTCACGCTGATGGCCGGCCTGGCCGCCGTCACCAGCAAGATCAAGCTGTTTGCCACCGCCGCCTCGCTGGTGATGCCGCCGGCCATCGTGGCGCGCATGTCGTCCACCATCGACTCCATCTCGGGCGGGCGCTTTGGCCTGAACCTGGTCACCGGCTGGCAGCGGCCCGAGTATTCGCAGATGGGCGCCTGGCCCGGCGACCAGTTCTTCAGCACGCGCTACGAGTACCTGTCTGAATACATCCAGGTGCTGCGCGACCTGTGGGGCAAGGGCCAGTCTGACTTCAAGGGCGAGCACTTCAAGATGGACGACTGCCGCCTGAGCCCGCAGCCGCAGGCCGACATGAAGGTGATCTGCGCCGGCTCCAGCGACGCCGGCATGGAGTTCTCGGCCAAGTACGCCGACTACAACTTCTGCTTTGGCAAGGGCGTGAACACGCCCAAGGCCTTTGCGCCCGCCGCAGACCGCCTGATCGAGGCCACCGCCAAAACCGGCCGCGACGTATCGACCTACGTGCTGATGATGGTCATCGCCGACGAGACCGACGAAGCCGCCCGCGCCAAGTGGGAACACTACAAGGCCGGCGCCGACCACGAGGCCATCGCCTGGCTCGGCGGCCAGGCCGCGGCAGACACCAAGTCCGGCACCGACACCAACGTGCGCCAGATGGCCGACCCGACCTCGGCCGTCAACATCAACATGGGCACGCTGGTGGGCTCTTACGCCAACGTGGCGCGCATGCTCGACGAGATGGCCGAGGTGCCCGGCACCGAAGGCGTGCTGCTGACCTTTGACGATTTCGTGGCCGGCGTGAAGAACTTTGGCGAGCGCATCCAGCCGCTGATGCAAAGCCGCGTGGGTGCCGACAGCCCCGTGCCTTCGCAAGTGCAAGAGCGCCTCGCGGCCTGA
- a CDS encoding TULIP family P47-like protein — protein MNMNGWDTVYALNIVNANQALASSLSQLVPGVQGEISGVLGNYTVSVEFGAWQIALGGSSQLINLQVPIIGGSITSTGGQSISLKGYTALFSVSLKLLTSAPQQQALRFDFTQAGTLGQSPAPGVVVPLGFVGAAPDPTVGTLALNAIATGLVAQAAKLHFAFAQINLVPSGANSWLAPHQLAYAFFANLQNQGFLAILSTTGDPTRLPVTVDPQLTAGGTAGFAFSLPLFFRNCVIPQMAATLPSNPVNKFVVNNNVPPQVVLTSGTGLGHVKVGAITYHPSMDGFCATPGVNQMRINVNGGCNVRAGLSMSWSGNVTNSFQFNAQKQTIDFVAGSPSLRHNIRIPWYYWLLSPIITAIAKGVASLIGNSIASFIKGKVGAGLMSAAPPTSVQFAGMKQFHVTGAVFDGAVILTGQPGQ, from the coding sequence ATGAACATGAATGGATGGGACACCGTCTACGCGCTCAACATCGTCAACGCCAACCAGGCGCTGGCATCGAGCCTGAGCCAGCTAGTCCCGGGGGTGCAAGGCGAGATCAGCGGCGTCCTCGGCAATTACACCGTTTCGGTCGAGTTCGGCGCCTGGCAGATCGCCTTGGGCGGCTCTAGCCAACTGATCAATCTTCAGGTGCCGATCATCGGCGGCAGTATCACCTCGACCGGCGGCCAGTCGATCTCGCTGAAGGGCTATACGGCCTTATTCAGCGTCTCGCTCAAGCTACTGACCAGCGCGCCCCAGCAGCAAGCGCTACGCTTCGATTTCACCCAAGCAGGCACGCTCGGCCAATCGCCGGCGCCCGGCGTGGTGGTGCCGCTGGGCTTCGTCGGCGCCGCGCCCGACCCGACGGTCGGCACGCTGGCTCTGAACGCCATCGCCACCGGCCTCGTGGCCCAAGCCGCCAAGCTGCATTTCGCCTTCGCCCAGATCAACTTAGTGCCGTCGGGGGCTAATAGCTGGCTGGCGCCGCATCAGTTGGCCTACGCGTTCTTCGCCAACCTGCAAAACCAGGGCTTCCTGGCGATCCTGTCCACTACCGGCGACCCGACCAGGCTGCCAGTTACGGTCGATCCCCAACTGACCGCGGGTGGTACGGCCGGCTTCGCGTTCTCATTGCCGCTGTTCTTCAGGAACTGCGTGATTCCGCAGATGGCGGCCACGCTGCCGAGCAACCCGGTCAACAAGTTTGTCGTCAACAACAACGTGCCGCCCCAAGTGGTGTTGACCTCGGGCACTGGTCTGGGCCACGTCAAAGTCGGCGCGATCACCTATCACCCGTCGATGGACGGTTTCTGCGCCACCCCGGGTGTGAACCAGATGCGGATCAACGTCAACGGTGGCTGCAATGTCCGTGCCGGCCTGTCGATGAGCTGGAGCGGCAACGTCACCAACAGCTTCCAGTTCAACGCCCAGAAGCAGACCATCGACTTCGTGGCTGGCTCACCCTCGCTCAGACACAACATCCGTATCCCTTGGTACTACTGGCTACTCTCCCCCATCATCACCGCGATCGCCAAAGGCGTTGCCAGTCTGATCGGCAACAGCATCGCTTCCTTCATAAAAGGCAAAGTGGGCGCCGGCCTGATGAGCGCGGCGCCGCCGACATCGGTGCAGTTCGCCGGCATGAAACAGTTTCACGTCACTGGTGCTGTGTTCGACGGCGCCGTCATCCTCACTGGTCAACCCGGCCAGTAA
- a CDS encoding TULIP family P47-like protein, translating into MSATANAIALDHPMRFQFPLPEARNAPIDIALPPLRQGIVLPPLPLNDTPIHNTLGWDTVFAVPVVEVNKHFSRPDLYPLDFEGTLSGALFTVNVSGVFRPWSIALNGSGAILNLSIPIASGRMTGGQTGTAVVLAGGSISVEVKLNYLPQPAQGPAGTPNQLQVSTKAINATGNIAQVTNVAVPGQTDQTLLGAIQGAFQDFFNKHLDRITYVFNTVNLGAVADQDAFTWLQPTYTSYAYYDAPTLDRAVFGVLCMVSGNSPGQNSNQIGPGSIPSGAQSGFNISDQLFMKRMVLPVMANSFNAGNSATIDQTYFKITNNDTVISNAKTIPMPKVRHGSINYHPKCTDFKVTLQATQIIVYSKVHIEISPGIDAYVESTNYFDLKLQTDDKGNQYLAYEIAAPARTHHWVDVATGIVIAGIVIGIVGAVAAGVAAKILEGAMRVVVGIIIVVVAGVAAAVPQLIAKITSSGVIGHLPSIGALVTAATNKIKWSGGQDFDIKLVQLNGSLQMGGLAFPTN; encoded by the coding sequence ATGAGCGCTACCGCCAACGCCATCGCCCTCGACCACCCGATGCGCTTCCAGTTCCCGCTGCCCGAAGCGCGCAACGCTCCAATCGACATTGCTCTGCCACCGCTCAGACAAGGCATCGTGCTGCCACCTCTGCCGCTCAACGACACGCCCATCCATAACACTCTCGGTTGGGATACCGTGTTCGCGGTCCCAGTCGTCGAAGTGAACAAGCATTTCTCCCGGCCGGACCTGTATCCGCTCGATTTCGAAGGCACCCTGTCCGGCGCCCTGTTCACCGTGAATGTGAGTGGCGTGTTCAGGCCGTGGAGCATCGCTCTGAACGGTTCGGGCGCCATCCTCAACCTGTCAATCCCGATCGCCAGCGGCCGCATGACTGGCGGACAAACCGGCACCGCTGTTGTCCTGGCTGGCGGCAGTATCTCTGTCGAGGTCAAGCTCAACTATCTGCCCCAGCCGGCTCAGGGCCCGGCCGGCACGCCGAACCAACTGCAGGTCTCCACCAAGGCGATTAACGCCACTGGCAACATCGCCCAGGTGACCAACGTGGCGGTACCAGGCCAGACCGACCAAACCCTGCTTGGGGCCATCCAAGGGGCGTTTCAGGACTTCTTCAACAAGCACTTGGACCGCATCACCTACGTGTTCAACACTGTCAACCTGGGCGCGGTAGCCGACCAGGACGCCTTCACGTGGCTGCAGCCGACCTATACGTCCTACGCGTACTACGACGCCCCGACCCTCGACAGGGCAGTGTTTGGCGTGCTGTGCATGGTCAGCGGCAATTCACCGGGACAGAATTCGAACCAGATTGGCCCCGGCTCGATCCCCAGCGGCGCTCAGTCCGGCTTCAATATCTCCGACCAGTTGTTTATGAAGCGGATGGTGCTGCCGGTGATGGCGAATTCGTTTAACGCCGGCAACTCGGCCACCATCGACCAGACCTACTTCAAGATCACCAACAACGACACGGTTATCTCGAACGCCAAGACCATCCCGATGCCCAAGGTGCGCCACGGGTCGATCAACTACCATCCAAAGTGCACCGATTTCAAAGTCACTCTGCAGGCGACGCAGATCATTGTCTACAGCAAGGTACACATCGAAATTTCACCGGGCATCGATGCCTATGTCGAAAGCACGAACTACTTTGACCTCAAGCTGCAGACCGACGACAAGGGCAACCAGTACCTAGCCTACGAAATAGCAGCCCCGGCCAGGACCCATCACTGGGTAGATGTGGCCACCGGCATCGTCATTGCCGGGATTGTCATCGGCATCGTCGGCGCCGTGGCCGCGGGTGTGGCTGCCAAAATCCTGGAGGGTGCAATGCGTGTCGTCGTGGGCATCATCATCGTCGTTGTGGCGGGCGTGGCGGCGGCTGTCCCGCAGCTGATCGCCAAGATCACTTCCAGTGGCGTGATCGGCCACCTGCCTAGCATCGGCGCGCTGGTCACCGCCGCCACCAACAAGATCAAGTGGAGCGGCGGCCAAGACTTCGACATCAAGCTGGTCCAGCTGAACGGCTCGCTCCAGATGGGCGGGCTAGCCTTCCCGACGAACTGA
- a CDS encoding D-2-hydroxyacid dehydrogenase family protein yields MSATARARIVVLDDWERALQRLADWSQIEALADVTVHHAPLQGDALQRALQYADAVVLMRDRTPFDAALLARLPQLRYLVFTGTRNTRLDLAALQARNIPVSHTGWGPSKDSTCEMAWALILAATRQLEAQSARLRAGHWRDPAGGPLPGVLHGQRLGLIGLGEIGGRVARIGKAFGMEVVAWSPRMTAERAAEHGAQFLPLEELLETSQVVSLHLVPTPQTRNLLNAERLALMRPGSLLVNTSRSALVNHAALAEALAWGRPGAAALDVFDAEPLAADDPLRQAPNLLLTPHMGFVSEPVFQRFADDTAECLLAWLQQQALPRQVPVL; encoded by the coding sequence ATGAGCGCCACGGCACGCGCGCGCATCGTCGTCCTGGACGACTGGGAGCGCGCACTGCAACGCCTGGCCGACTGGAGCCAGATCGAGGCACTGGCCGACGTCACCGTGCACCACGCGCCGCTGCAGGGCGATGCCTTGCAGCGCGCGCTGCAGTACGCCGACGCCGTGGTGCTGATGCGCGACCGCACGCCCTTCGACGCCGCGCTGCTGGCGCGCCTGCCGCAGCTGCGCTACCTGGTCTTTACCGGCACGCGCAACACCCGGCTCGACCTGGCCGCGCTGCAGGCGCGCAACATCCCGGTCAGCCACACCGGCTGGGGCCCGTCCAAGGACAGCACCTGCGAAATGGCCTGGGCGCTGATCCTGGCCGCCACGCGGCAGCTGGAGGCGCAATCGGCACGCCTGCGCGCCGGCCACTGGCGCGACCCGGCCGGCGGCCCGCTGCCGGGCGTGCTGCACGGCCAGCGCCTGGGCCTGATCGGCCTGGGCGAGATCGGTGGGCGCGTGGCGCGCATCGGCAAGGCCTTTGGCATGGAAGTGGTGGCCTGGAGCCCGCGCATGACGGCCGAGCGCGCGGCCGAGCACGGTGCGCAGTTTTTGCCGCTGGAGGAACTGCTGGAGACCTCGCAAGTGGTCAGCCTGCACCTGGTGCCCACACCGCAAACACGCAATCTGCTGAACGCCGAGCGCCTGGCGCTGATGCGCCCGGGCAGCCTGCTGGTGAACACCTCGCGCTCGGCCCTGGTCAACCATGCCGCGCTGGCCGAAGCGCTGGCCTGGGGCCGCCCCGGCGCCGCCGCGCTCGATGTGTTCGACGCCGAGCCCCTGGCCGCAGACGACCCACTGCGCCAGGCCCCCAACCTGCTGCTGACACCGCACATGGGCTTTGTCAGCGAGCCAGTGTTCCAGCGCTTTGCCGACGACACCGCCGAGTGCCTGCTGGCCTGGCTGCAGCAGCAGGCGCTGCCGCGGCAGGTGCCGGTGCTGTGA
- a CDS encoding MmgE/PrpD family protein yields MARNTQVDADHNAPPITRILAEYVANHPSRGWSDAVDHEAHRTFLNWLGCAVGAAHHEAANAALAAVQVLQPAPQASIAGRAEKVDIASAALINGITSHTFDFDDTHLKTIIHPAGPVASALLALAEHTGASGRQVIDALVLGIDVACRAGNMVYPEHYDRGWHITGTTGVLGAAAGCARLLGLNADQTQMALGIAASQPVGLREQFGTMTKPFHPGAAARAGLMSALLAQQGFTASLRALEAPRGFAQVVSTKHAWNEITDELGQRFEISFNSYKPFACGIVIHPSIDACVQLREQGVTAEQVERIELKVHSLVLELTGKKEPADGLAAKFSVYHGCAAGLLFGKATEDEYADDIVTRADVVALRRKVVATVNDGIDEASADVTAVLTNGRRVQVFIKHAIGSLQRPMSDADLVAKFSGMSDAILGTERTAQLIDACWQLGSAADVRGLAALTRP; encoded by the coding sequence ATGGCACGCAACACCCAGGTCGACGCCGACCACAACGCCCCGCCCATCACCCGCATCCTGGCCGAGTACGTCGCGAACCACCCTTCGCGCGGCTGGAGCGATGCGGTGGACCACGAGGCGCACCGCACCTTCCTCAACTGGCTGGGCTGCGCCGTGGGCGCGGCGCACCACGAGGCGGCCAACGCCGCGCTGGCCGCCGTCCAGGTGCTGCAGCCGGCGCCGCAGGCCAGCATTGCCGGGCGCGCAGAGAAGGTCGACATCGCCAGCGCGGCGCTGATCAACGGCATTACCTCGCACACCTTTGATTTCGACGACACGCACCTCAAAACCATCATCCACCCGGCCGGGCCGGTGGCGTCTGCGCTGCTGGCGCTGGCCGAGCACACCGGCGCCTCGGGCCGGCAAGTGATAGACGCGCTGGTGCTGGGCATAGACGTGGCCTGCCGCGCCGGCAACATGGTCTACCCCGAGCACTACGACCGTGGCTGGCACATCACCGGCACCACCGGCGTGCTGGGCGCGGCCGCCGGCTGCGCGCGCCTGCTGGGCCTGAACGCCGACCAGACGCAGATGGCGCTGGGCATTGCGGCCTCGCAGCCGGTGGGCTTGCGCGAGCAGTTCGGCACCATGACCAAGCCCTTCCACCCGGGCGCGGCGGCGCGTGCGGGCCTGATGTCGGCCTTGCTGGCGCAGCAGGGCTTTACCGCCAGCCTGCGCGCACTGGAGGCGCCACGCGGCTTTGCCCAGGTGGTCTCCACCAAGCACGCGTGGAACGAGATCACCGACGAGCTGGGCCAGCGCTTCGAGATCTCCTTCAACAGCTACAAGCCCTTTGCCTGCGGCATCGTGATCCACCCCAGCATCGACGCCTGCGTGCAGCTGCGCGAACAGGGCGTGACGGCCGAGCAGGTCGAGCGCATCGAGCTGAAAGTGCATTCGCTGGTGCTTGAACTCACCGGCAAGAAGGAGCCCGCCGACGGCCTGGCCGCCAAGTTCAGCGTCTACCACGGCTGCGCCGCCGGCCTGCTGTTTGGCAAGGCCACCGAAGACGAATACGCCGACGACATCGTCACCCGCGCCGACGTGGTCGCGCTGCGCCGCAAGGTCGTGGCCACGGTCAACGACGGCATCGACGAGGCCAGCGCCGACGTCACCGCCGTGCTCACCAACGGCCGGCGCGTGCAGGTCTTTATCAAGCACGCCATTGGCTCGCTGCAGCGGCCCATGAGCGACGCCGACCTGGTGGCCAAGTTCAGCGGCATGTCCGATGCCATCCTGGGCACCGAGCGCACGGCGCAGTTGATAGACGCCTGCTGGCAACTGGGCAGCGCGGCCGATGTGCGCGGCCTGGCAGCGCTGACGCGGCCATGA
- a CDS encoding tripartite tricarboxylate transporter substrate binding protein, translating to MQRRTLLQAAPALLSPALAGLPGLAEAQSAFPDKMLRYIVPVSAGGGSDLVGRTVTERWGRALGQGFVVENQGGGGGIIASQNTAKSAPDGYTLMQGYVATHGTSPATRKVPYDAVKDFTPIGMIGATPNVLVIDPKLPVQNFKEFVAYLQANKGKVSYGSAGAGSLTHLTMELLAQQLGTPMVHIPYRGIAPALTDAMGGQTQAVFPGLAAALQHIRAGRVRALAVTGNVRAAQIKDVPTLDELGLKNFDAMQWYGVVGPAGIPADIVQKLNSSLNSVLKAPDMREKLSTEAVEPMPMSAAEFGVYIQKDIARWTQLARAQNISLD from the coding sequence ATGCAACGACGTACCCTGCTCCAGGCCGCACCGGCCTTGCTGTCCCCGGCGCTGGCGGGCCTGCCCGGCCTGGCCGAGGCGCAAAGCGCCTTCCCCGACAAGATGCTGCGCTACATCGTGCCGGTATCGGCCGGCGGCGGCAGCGACCTGGTCGGCCGCACGGTGACCGAGCGCTGGGGCCGCGCGCTGGGCCAGGGCTTCGTGGTGGAGAACCAGGGCGGTGGCGGCGGCATCATTGCCAGCCAGAACACGGCCAAATCCGCGCCCGACGGCTACACGCTGATGCAGGGCTACGTCGCCACCCACGGCACCAGCCCGGCCACGCGCAAGGTTCCCTATGACGCGGTGAAGGACTTCACCCCGATCGGCATGATCGGCGCCACGCCCAACGTGCTGGTGATCGACCCCAAGCTGCCGGTGCAGAACTTCAAGGAATTTGTCGCCTACCTGCAGGCCAACAAGGGCAAGGTCAGCTACGGCTCGGCCGGCGCCGGCTCGCTCACCCACCTGACCATGGAGCTGCTGGCGCAGCAGTTGGGCACGCCCATGGTCCACATCCCCTACCGTGGCATTGCCCCGGCCTTGACCGATGCCATGGGCGGCCAGACGCAGGCGGTGTTCCCCGGCCTGGCGGCGGCCCTGCAGCACATCCGCGCCGGCCGCGTGCGCGCCTTGGCCGTGACCGGCAATGTGCGCGCGGCGCAGATCAAGGACGTGCCCACGCTGGATGAGCTGGGCCTGAAAAATTTCGACGCCATGCAGTGGTACGGCGTGGTCGGCCCGGCCGGCATCCCGGCCGACATCGTGCAAAAGCTCAACAGCAGCTTGAACAGCGTGCTGAAGGCGCCCGACATGCGCGAGAAGCTGTCCACCGAAGCGGTAGAGCCCATGCCCATGAGCGCAGCCGAGTTCGGCGTGTACATCCAAAAAGACATCGCGCGCTGGACGCAACTGGCGCGCGCCCAAAACATTTCTCTGGACTGA
- a CDS encoding FCD domain-containing protein: MLPWQSLTTAPSQLAAVRDTSLAKLVREDVLGLILRGELPAGARINEPDVAARLGISRVPVREALRELESSGLVVARKHSGVFVRELPAAEIRGLYELRALLDGYAGRRAAQLEPARRTALADTLDASIALMQDAADAPDVPRYYAENLRFHWLMVEAAGNAPLADTYRGVVQKLHLTRLKNLSQDMGMQASIAEHRAIAAALRAGDDALCETLLAAHVRGAHERLPRAG; encoded by the coding sequence ATGCTCCCCTGGCAATCCCTCACCACCGCACCCAGCCAACTGGCGGCCGTGCGCGATACCTCGCTGGCCAAGCTGGTGCGGGAAGACGTGCTGGGGCTGATCCTGCGGGGTGAACTGCCGGCGGGGGCGCGCATCAACGAGCCCGATGTGGCGGCGCGGCTGGGGATTTCGCGGGTGCCCGTGCGCGAGGCGCTGCGCGAGCTGGAGAGCTCGGGCCTGGTGGTGGCGCGCAAGCATTCGGGCGTGTTCGTGCGCGAGCTGCCCGCGGCCGAGATCCGCGGGCTGTATGAATTGCGCGCGCTGCTCGACGGCTATGCCGGGCGCCGCGCCGCGCAACTGGAGCCGGCCCGCCGCACGGCGCTGGCCGACACGCTGGATGCATCCATCGCGCTGATGCAGGACGCCGCCGACGCGCCCGACGTGCCGCGCTACTACGCCGAGAACCTGCGCTTTCACTGGCTGATGGTGGAGGCCGCAGGCAACGCGCCGCTGGCCGACACCTACCGTGGCGTGGTGCAGAAGCTGCACCTCACGCGGCTCAAGAACCTGTCGCAGGACATGGGCATGCAGGCCTCGATTGCCGAGCACCGCGCCATTGCCGCGGCGCTGCGCGCCGGCGACGACGCGCTGTGCGAGACGCTGCTGGCCGCCCACGTCCGGGGCGCCCACGAAAGACTGCCCCGCGCTGGCTGA
- a CDS encoding FAD-linked oxidase C-terminal domain-containing protein → MNAPTTATHLLPTIAQRAVPAAMLDALAARFGAQCSTAQAVREQHGRDESSFQAPPPAAVVFAESTQDVADALRIADAHAVPVIAFGSGSSLEGHLLAVQGGISVDVSRMNRILRLDADDLTVTVQPGITRKQLNEQIKDSGLFFPIDPGADASLGGMAATRASGTNAVRYGTMRENVLALEVVSASGEVLRTGTRARKSAAGYDLTRLFVGSEGTLGIITEVTLRLYPLPEAVSAAICSFPSIEAAVRATIQTIQIGVPIARVELIDANTVRMVNTHSKTTLREEPMLLMEFHGTPASVKEQAETVQDIAGEFGGNAFEWASTPEERTRLWTARHNAYFAAIQSRPGCRAISTDTCVPISRLADCLLDSVAEADASGIPYFLVGHVGDGNFHFGYLIDPDSAEERATAERLNHTLVERALRLEGTCTGEHGVGLHKMGFLVDEAGAGAIDMMRTIKRAMDPKNILNPGKIFSL, encoded by the coding sequence ATGAACGCCCCCACCACCGCTACCCACCTGTTGCCCACCATCGCCCAGCGCGCGGTGCCCGCCGCCATGCTCGATGCCCTGGCCGCGCGCTTTGGCGCGCAATGCTCCACGGCCCAGGCCGTGCGCGAGCAGCACGGCCGCGACGAATCCTCCTTCCAGGCGCCGCCGCCCGCCGCCGTGGTGTTTGCCGAAAGCACGCAGGACGTGGCCGATGCGCTGCGCATTGCCGACGCGCACGCGGTGCCAGTGATCGCCTTTGGCAGCGGCTCGTCGCTGGAAGGCCATCTGCTGGCGGTGCAGGGCGGCATCAGCGTGGACGTATCGCGCATGAACCGCATCCTGCGGCTCGATGCAGACGACCTCACGGTGACGGTGCAGCCCGGCATCACGCGCAAGCAGCTCAACGAGCAGATCAAGGACAGCGGCCTGTTCTTCCCGATAGACCCGGGCGCCGACGCCTCGCTGGGCGGCATGGCTGCCACGCGCGCCAGCGGCACCAACGCCGTGCGCTACGGCACCATGCGCGAGAACGTGCTGGCGCTGGAGGTGGTGAGCGCCAGCGGCGAGGTACTGCGCACCGGCACGCGCGCACGCAAGTCGGCCGCAGGCTATGACCTCACGCGCCTGTTCGTGGGCAGCGAAGGCACGCTGGGCATCATCACCGAGGTCACGCTGCGCCTGTACCCGCTGCCTGAAGCGGTGTCGGCCGCGATCTGTTCCTTCCCCAGCATCGAGGCCGCCGTGCGCGCCACCATCCAGACCATCCAGATCGGCGTGCCGATCGCGCGGGTGGAGCTGATCGACGCCAACACCGTGCGCATGGTCAACACGCATTCCAAGACCACGCTGCGCGAAGAGCCCATGCTGCTGATGGAATTCCACGGCACGCCCGCCAGCGTGAAGGAGCAGGCCGAGACGGTGCAAGACATCGCCGGTGAATTCGGCGGCAACGCCTTTGAATGGGCCAGCACGCCCGAGGAACGCACCCGCCTCTGGACCGCGCGCCACAACGCCTACTTTGCGGCGATCCAGTCGCGCCCGGGCTGCCGCGCCATCTCCACCGACACCTGCGTGCCGATCTCGCGCCTGGCCGATTGCCTGCTGGATTCCGTGGCCGAGGCCGACGCCAGCGGCATCCCCTACTTTTTGGTCGGCCACGTGGGCGACGGCAACTTCCACTTCGGCTACTTGATCGACCCCGACAGCGCCGAAGAACGCGCCACCGCCGAGCGCCTGAACCACACCCTGGTCGAGCGCGCGCTGCGCCTGGAAGGCACCTGCACCGGCGAACACGGCGTGGGCCTGCACAAGATGGGCTTTCTGGTGGACGAAGCCGGCGCGGGTGCCATCGACATGATGCGCACCATCAAGCGCGCGATGGACCCGAAGAACATCCTCAATCCGGGGAAGATCTTTTCGCTGTAG